In the Ruminococcus sp. OA3 genome, one interval contains:
- a CDS encoding LacI family DNA-binding transcriptional regulator translates to MKVTMKDIAEKTGVSINTVSLALRNMSSVRKETRELIWQTALQMGYLEQKNKPDLHNIGLISTGERLQDSYFYMSFYQNILSRVHDRGYNMMVFKGDACDTQPDALRDIFETNSISGLIVLGDMEERIVAKIAATNLPLIATGTRYHTLKVPTVIEDNLEGAHKAVQYLLEKGYREIGFIGNPLHSTGFMERYEGFMGAMFHFGVLPRQEWMVTDLDKTHVYDLARLRSKLSEMKNYPEAFICTNDNMAVLAAKIFAELGLSVPNDIALVGFDNSIIGKMSTPSITSIDVQCALQAETCVQVLIDYIENGTMDPYRMVLPVTISCKEST, encoded by the coding sequence ATGAAGGTAACAATGAAAGATATTGCAGAGAAGACGGGCGTTTCTATCAACACGGTTTCTCTTGCTCTTCGCAACATGTCTTCGGTCAGGAAAGAAACCAGAGAGTTAATATGGCAGACCGCACTGCAGATGGGATACCTGGAACAGAAAAATAAACCTGACCTTCACAATATAGGCCTGATTTCCACCGGAGAACGCCTGCAGGATTCTTATTTTTATATGAGCTTTTATCAGAATATCCTGTCCAGGGTTCACGACCGCGGATATAATATGATGGTCTTTAAGGGTGATGCGTGCGATACACAGCCGGATGCATTAAGAGATATTTTTGAGACAAATTCAATTTCCGGACTTATTGTTCTCGGTGATATGGAGGAACGGATCGTGGCCAAGATCGCTGCGACAAACCTGCCGCTGATCGCCACGGGGACACGCTACCATACTCTGAAAGTGCCAACTGTCATCGAAGACAATCTGGAAGGAGCTCACAAGGCAGTGCAGTATCTGCTCGAAAAAGGATACCGTGAAATTGGTTTCATTGGAAATCCGCTCCACAGCACAGGTTTCATGGAGCGCTATGAGGGATTTATGGGGGCTATGTTCCATTTTGGCGTCCTGCCCCGCCAGGAATGGATGGTAACTGACCTGGACAAAACTCATGTCTATGATCTGGCACGCCTGCGCAGCAAACTCAGCGAGATGAAAAACTATCCGGAAGCATTTATCTGCACCAACGACAACATGGCGGTGCTCGCTGCAAAAATATTTGCCGAACTTGGGCTTTCTGTTCCAAATGATATTGCTCTGGTAGGATTTGACAACAGCATCATCGGAAAAATGAGTACCCCGTCAATCACATCCATCGATGTTCAGTGTGCCCTGCAGGCGGAAACCTGTGTGCAGGTTCTGATCGATTATATCGAAAACGGTACGATGGACCCGTATCGCATGGTGCTGCCGGTTACAATCTCCTGTAAAGAATCCACATAA
- a CDS encoding metalloregulator ArsR/SmtB family transcription factor: MEKDCEKRLQKIVCGFQDCRHAFTAIGDETRQLILLVLLGSDLSGIRVGEIAEKTHLTRPSVSHHLQILKEAGIVAMRKEGTKNYYYVSQDETQWKEMADLISLIYESVRHISSAQTSPRGRGRDICHSKK, translated from the coding sequence ATGGAAAAGGATTGTGAAAAAAGATTACAAAAAATCGTGTGCGGTTTTCAGGATTGCAGACACGCTTTTACCGCTATTGGTGATGAGACAAGACAACTGATTCTGCTTGTACTCCTGGGCAGTGATCTGTCTGGAATCCGGGTTGGTGAAATCGCAGAGAAAACTCATCTGACAAGGCCTTCTGTCTCTCATCATCTGCAGATATTAAAAGAGGCCGGAATTGTAGCCATGAGAAAAGAGGGCACAAAGAATTATTACTATGTCAGCCAGGACGAAACGCAGTGGAAAGAAATGGCTGATTTGATCAGTCTGATCTATGAAAGCGTCAGGCATATCAGCAGTGCGCAGACATCGCCTAGGGGGAGGGGACGGGACATCTGTCACAGTAAGAAGTGA
- a CDS encoding nitroreductase family protein yields the protein MSDHTIKINRETCIGCSLCAKTCVAHNIKLDDGKAKIISDNCVMCGQCSAVCPREAITISGYDMNPVPRKETVRLDPDDVLNVIRFRRTVRQFQNRGIPEHVRDQILEAGRLTHTAKNLQDVSFVVLDKQKGWIEQMAVRLFRRIKPYADLFSPMAKNVEIDDHFFFFHAPLVIVVLAKDTTNGILAAQNMEFVAEANGLGVLFSGFFTSAVNASRKIKRALRVPRGKKAAATLVLGYPDVKYLRSAQREKLNVRYM from the coding sequence ATGTCAGATCATACGATAAAAATTAACCGGGAGACATGTATTGGATGTAGTCTCTGTGCAAAGACTTGTGTTGCGCATAATATAAAACTGGATGATGGAAAAGCTAAAATTATATCTGATAACTGTGTCATGTGTGGGCAGTGTTCTGCTGTCTGTCCGAGAGAGGCGATAACCATCTCCGGCTATGATATGAATCCGGTCCCCCGTAAAGAAACGGTTCGTCTGGACCCGGATGATGTATTAAATGTTATACGATTTCGAAGAACGGTCAGGCAGTTTCAGAACAGAGGAATTCCAGAACATGTACGGGATCAGATTCTGGAGGCGGGAAGACTGACCCACACGGCAAAGAACCTGCAGGATGTTTCTTTTGTTGTTCTGGACAAACAAAAAGGGTGGATTGAACAGATGGCTGTCCGTTTATTCCGAAGAATAAAGCCCTATGCTGATCTGTTCAGCCCCATGGCGAAAAACGTTGAAATAGATGATCACTTTTTCTTCTTTCATGCGCCTCTTGTGATTGTTGTTTTGGCGAAGGACACAACCAATGGTATTCTCGCGGCACAAAACATGGAATTTGTAGCGGAGGCGAACGGACTGGGGGTACTGTTCAGTGGATTCTTTACATCTGCAGTCAATGCTTCACGTAAGATAAAAAGAGCGCTGAGAGTTCCCCGGGGGAAAAAAGCGGCGGCGACGCTGGTGCTTGGTTATCCGGATGTAAAGTATTTGCGCTCCGCACAGCGTGAAAAACTGAATGTCAGATACATGTGA
- a CDS encoding heavy metal translocating P-type ATPase, which yields MKFKIKHEMQGRIRIHVMQKHMTYEEADILLYYLHNLKYVTFAKVYERTQDAVIHYVGGRDETVDSLKKFQYRDVKVPKGLIENSGRELNAKYWEKLTNKVILRVGNKLLLPYPVQAVLAAVKSVRYIWKGLQTLAKGKIEVPVLDATAISVSILRGDVNTASSIMFLLGIGEILEEWTHKKSVDDLARTMSLNVGKVWMVRQDQEVLVPSSEIKAGDQVRIRMGNVVPFDGIVTEGDAMLNQASLTGESVPVRKTVDKYVYAGTVVEEGEITVCVKEAEGSSRYEKIVTMIEESEKLKSMLESKAEHLADRLVPYTLAGTVATYLVTGNITKALSVLMVDFSCALKLAMPISVLSAIREASLYNVTVKGGKYLEAVAQADTIVFDKTGTLTKAKPTVVDVVSFCDLEPDELLRTAACLEEHFPHSMAKAVVQAAKAKKLYHEEKHSKVEYIVAHGISTMIDGERTVIGSYHFVFEDEKCVITEEQRQKFEELPAEYSHLYLAIENRLAAVICIADPLRKEAEAVVNSLKKAGISKVVMMTGDSERTASAIASRIGVDEYYSEVLPEDKAKFVEKEKAQGRKVIMIGDGINDSPALSAADVGIAISDGAEIAREIADITIGADDLFGIMTLKAISDGLMKRIGRNYRFIVGFNAGLIVLGIGGILQPAASAFLHNTSTLAVSLKSMQNLLN from the coding sequence ATGAAGTTTAAGATCAAACACGAGATGCAGGGCAGAATCCGCATTCATGTGATGCAGAAGCACATGACATATGAAGAGGCAGATATCTTATTATATTATCTCCATAACCTGAAATACGTCACATTTGCGAAAGTATATGAACGCACGCAGGATGCAGTCATCCATTATGTGGGCGGAAGAGATGAGACTGTGGATTCTCTTAAAAAATTTCAGTATCGGGACGTAAAAGTTCCGAAAGGACTGATTGAAAATTCCGGCAGGGAGCTCAATGCGAAGTACTGGGAGAAACTGACGAACAAGGTCATACTGCGGGTGGGCAACAAGCTGCTGCTCCCATACCCCGTTCAGGCGGTATTGGCGGCTGTCAAATCTGTCAGATACATCTGGAAAGGATTACAGACGCTGGCTAAAGGAAAAATTGAAGTACCGGTTCTGGATGCCACGGCAATCAGCGTATCGATTCTGAGAGGCGATGTCAATACGGCAAGTTCCATTATGTTTCTGCTTGGAATCGGAGAGATTCTGGAAGAGTGGACTCATAAAAAGTCGGTGGATGATCTGGCAAGGACGATGTCGCTGAATGTGGGAAAAGTCTGGATGGTGCGCCAGGACCAGGAGGTCCTGGTGCCGTCTTCCGAGATAAAAGCGGGGGACCAGGTTCGGATACGGATGGGGAATGTTGTGCCGTTTGACGGCATTGTCACGGAGGGTGATGCCATGCTGAATCAGGCATCGCTCACCGGAGAGTCCGTGCCGGTCAGAAAGACTGTCGATAAATACGTTTACGCCGGAACGGTTGTGGAAGAAGGTGAGATCACGGTCTGCGTGAAGGAGGCGGAGGGCTCCAGCAGATATGAAAAGATCGTCACGATGATTGAAGAATCAGAAAAACTAAAATCGATGCTGGAGAGTAAGGCGGAGCATCTGGCTGACCGTCTGGTTCCCTACACACTTGCCGGGACAGTGGCTACCTATCTGGTTACCGGAAATATAACAAAGGCACTGTCAGTTCTTATGGTGGATTTCTCCTGCGCACTGAAACTGGCGATGCCGATCTCCGTACTGTCGGCGATCAGGGAAGCAAGTTTGTATAATGTGACAGTTAAGGGCGGGAAATATCTGGAGGCAGTTGCGCAGGCAGATACGATCGTTTTTGACAAGACGGGGACGCTGACGAAAGCAAAACCGACGGTTGTGGATGTAGTCTCGTTCTGTGATCTGGAACCGGATGAATTGCTTCGCACGGCAGCGTGTCTTGAGGAGCATTTTCCACATTCCATGGCTAAGGCGGTTGTTCAGGCGGCAAAGGCGAAAAAGCTATACCACGAAGAAAAACACTCAAAAGTGGAGTACATCGTCGCCCATGGAATCTCAACAATGATTGATGGAGAGCGGACGGTGATCGGTAGCTATCACTTTGTCTTCGAGGATGAAAAATGTGTGATTACAGAAGAACAGAGACAGAAGTTTGAGGAACTTCCCGCGGAATATTCTCACCTTTATCTTGCGATTGAAAACCGTCTGGCTGCTGTCATCTGTATTGCTGATCCATTGAGAAAAGAGGCTGAAGCCGTAGTGAATTCTCTGAAAAAAGCGGGAATCAGCAAAGTGGTTATGATGACGGGGGACAGTGAACGCACGGCTAGTGCCATCGCATCCAGGATTGGTGTGGATGAGTATTATTCGGAAGTACTTCCGGAGGATAAAGCGAAATTTGTGGAAAAAGAGAAAGCACAGGGTAGAAAGGTTATCATGATCGGAGACGGGATCAACGATTCACCGGCACTTTCCGCTGCGGATGTCGGGATTGCAATCAGCGATGGCGCAGAGATCGCCCGGGAGATTGCGGATATTACGATCGGGGCAGATGATCTGTTTGGAATTATGACGTTAAAGGCCATCAGCGACGGATTAATGAAGAGGATCGGCAGGAATTACAGATTTATCGTGGGCTTTAATGCGGGACTGATCGTGTTGGGGATCGGAGGAATCTTACAGCCTGCTGCATCTGCGTTTCTCCATAATACATCGACGCTGGCGGTCAGCTTAAAAAGCATGCAGAATTTATTAAATTAA
- a CDS encoding DUF6110 family protein, with amino-acid sequence MLDCFKCINFKKTGIFAAGVLFGTAGIKLLSSKDAKKVYTNCTAAVLRAKECVMKTATTVQENAEDIYTEAKQLNEDRMTEEEIDDAKTDAEGPETAEEAVTE; translated from the coding sequence ATGTTGGATTGTTTTAAATGTATTAATTTTAAAAAGACCGGAATTTTTGCAGCGGGTGTGCTGTTTGGAACCGCGGGAATCAAACTGTTGTCCAGCAAGGACGCAAAAAAAGTTTATACAAATTGTACAGCAGCGGTATTGAGAGCAAAAGAATGCGTGATGAAGACGGCTACCACGGTTCAGGAAAATGCTGAAGATATCTATACGGAGGCAAAACAGCTGAATGAAGACCGGATGACGGAAGAAGAGATCGATGATGCCAAGACAGATGCTGAAGGTCCGGAAACAGCAGAAGAAGCAGTAACCGAATAA
- a CDS encoding ATP-binding cassette domain-containing protein: protein MKLEAVELDKRYQKVHALKKVSFSLEEGIYGLLGPNGSGKSTLMNIVTTNLRPSSGDVLWNGLEINKLGKEYRKILGYVPQQQALYPDFTVMDFMQYVALLREVPADAAKAAIADILREVELEEVSRFKIRMLSGGMKQRLLIAQALVGSPELLIMDEPTVGLDPKQRCQIRTLIELIARGRIVVIATHIVSDLESIADEILLLKEGQLLKAGSPSGLMRETAALAKKPMHSLEEVYLYYFGA from the coding sequence ATGAAACTTGAGGCGGTGGAGCTCGATAAGCGGTATCAAAAAGTACATGCGTTAAAAAAAGTCAGTTTTTCTCTGGAAGAGGGAATTTATGGACTTTTGGGACCGAACGGTTCCGGTAAAAGCACTTTGATGAATATTGTTACAACGAATCTCAGACCATCATCAGGAGATGTCCTGTGGAATGGGCTTGAAATCAATAAGCTTGGCAAAGAATACCGGAAAATTCTGGGTTATGTTCCGCAGCAGCAGGCGTTATATCCGGATTTTACGGTCATGGATTTCATGCAGTATGTGGCGCTGCTGCGGGAGGTGCCCGCAGATGCTGCAAAAGCAGCCATCGCAGATATTTTAAGGGAAGTGGAACTGGAGGAGGTCAGCCGGTTTAAGATCCGCATGCTGTCCGGAGGGATGAAGCAGCGGCTTTTGATCGCTCAGGCTCTGGTGGGCTCGCCGGAACTGCTGATTATGGATGAACCCACGGTGGGATTGGATCCCAAGCAGCGCTGTCAGATTCGCACGTTAATCGAGCTGATTGCGAGAGGGAGAATCGTTGTAATCGCAACCCATATTGTATCGGATCTGGAATCGATTGCGGATGAGATCCTTCTGTTGAAGGAAGGGCAGCTTCTGAAAGCTGGAAGCCCTTCCGGCCTGATGCGCGAAACGGCCGCTCTGGCGAAGAAACCCATGCATTCGCTGGAAGAGGTCTACCTCTATTACTTTGGAGCGTGA
- the lanM gene encoding type 2 lanthipeptide synthetase LanM → MTFETIQKTINENEYLKKILSGELCETICQDTCLADMLHRLLEMKERDHGEFRMTMDRDKPCPISDDLPLYLPVYQNFFEHAQKSISDMCESRGLSEHIIGQLSDKLIRHLQWIYLRCLIQDMHNVKNQKKLKGSDEQEEYQYYLERYLKSSEYQAAFLKRYPTILPVMFEKTEKVAIYIDKILRHLEKDHREIVHTLCRDHEFQSVVDMQLGMSDEHCPGQTVAKLRFDNGYTIYHKPRSLKSAVNFEWINRWLCVSCGLKHYHRALIDCADYGWEAEVTFQSCQQEEEVERFYRRMGMQLCLAYVLHISDLHYENMVVHGEYPVLIDLEVFPNRKTLKGSSGQSSVLWDTVMNAGILPDHAWDRPVNAGLFGEQKEQKFPFKMPRIINRHRSDMQVAYDYPAMSAKNILPVQNGYTVDYWQYISSVLSGFTEAYRTIMERREEFKNLVNPVAEQKSRYLFRHTQEYVMYQNISNFPELMQKKEHRYLVLLRMNQNLSCQEKHRYRILEYEMESIYQMCIPVFYVQGNILYMGNGEKISGYFTDSVQEMLFSKIEHLSERDLALQRKVILTSFLPAIKNPGDGTAQPQKRLNLPELATPCAIADHLLENRYEEGENGTWFGIGYGREGRVYLEPVDMYLYRGICGIAVFMTAVNRQYPCEKYQEACKQLTKKLFCYTDEWSDEKKRRQRHRWGLFTGEASFVYTYLLLYRIKKDERYLEYADRHGRIVCRHLENVKENDLLDGKAGVMLALISLYEQTGKNRYLDAAMQAAELLIETAVLTDEGIGWLTEGQAYPLAGMAHGCCGIALAFARLWKMTKNKRYHQVVVNAIKYENLLYDEESGNWKDLRNNKEGTQDTSAWCHGAPGILAARLTIRKIMDLSAEQLLLPQALKKTQETYKASECLCHGNMGIQEILRYASVGRQEKYYSTCNIFCLSLEDYLNPGFMTGLSGIGYALLCKDIHSLPDVMCLC, encoded by the coding sequence ATGACATTTGAGACTATACAAAAAACAATCAATGAAAATGAATATTTAAAAAAAATTCTTAGCGGAGAATTGTGTGAAACAATATGCCAGGATACCTGTCTTGCAGACATGCTGCATCGCCTGCTGGAAATGAAGGAGCGGGATCACGGTGAGTTCAGGATGACTATGGACAGAGATAAGCCATGCCCAATATCCGATGATTTACCGCTGTATTTACCTGTTTATCAAAATTTTTTTGAGCACGCTCAAAAGTCTATATCGGACATGTGTGAATCCCGGGGGCTGAGTGAACACATCATTGGTCAGTTATCGGATAAGTTAATCCGGCATTTGCAGTGGATTTATCTGCGGTGTCTGATACAGGATATGCATAATGTCAAAAACCAGAAAAAGCTGAAAGGCTCTGATGAGCAGGAGGAGTATCAATATTATCTGGAACGATATTTGAAAAGCAGTGAATATCAGGCCGCTTTTTTAAAACGGTATCCAACTATTCTGCCGGTAATGTTTGAGAAAACAGAAAAAGTGGCCATATACATCGATAAGATTTTGCGCCATTTGGAAAAGGATCATCGGGAGATTGTTCACACATTATGCAGGGATCATGAATTTCAAAGTGTTGTGGATATGCAGCTGGGAATGTCGGATGAACATTGTCCGGGACAGACGGTTGCAAAGCTTAGATTTGATAATGGGTATACGATTTATCATAAACCGCGAAGCTTGAAGTCAGCAGTGAACTTTGAATGGATCAATCGTTGGCTTTGCGTAAGCTGCGGGCTAAAGCATTATCACCGGGCTCTGATCGATTGCGCAGATTACGGATGGGAGGCAGAAGTCACGTTTCAAAGCTGTCAGCAGGAGGAAGAAGTTGAGCGGTTCTATCGGAGAATGGGAATGCAGCTGTGTCTGGCGTATGTGCTGCATATCTCTGATCTGCACTATGAGAACATGGTGGTTCACGGTGAATATCCGGTCTTGATTGACCTGGAGGTTTTTCCTAATCGCAAGACATTAAAGGGATCTTCAGGTCAATCTTCGGTCTTGTGGGATACGGTTATGAATGCGGGGATACTGCCGGATCACGCATGGGACCGACCGGTAAATGCCGGGCTTTTTGGAGAGCAAAAAGAACAAAAATTTCCGTTTAAAATGCCCCGGATCATAAATCGGCATCGGTCAGATATGCAGGTTGCGTACGATTATCCTGCGATGTCTGCAAAAAATATTCTGCCGGTGCAAAATGGATACACCGTTGATTATTGGCAGTATATTTCATCGGTTTTGTCCGGGTTTACGGAGGCGTACAGGACGATTATGGAGAGACGGGAAGAATTTAAAAATCTTGTCAATCCTGTCGCTGAACAAAAAAGCAGATATCTGTTTCGTCATACACAGGAATATGTCATGTACCAGAATATCTCTAATTTTCCGGAGCTGATGCAGAAAAAGGAACATCGTTATCTGGTGCTGCTGCGTATGAACCAAAATCTTTCCTGTCAGGAAAAACATCGATACCGGATTTTAGAATATGAGATGGAAAGCATTTACCAAATGTGTATCCCTGTTTTTTATGTACAGGGAAATATCTTATACATGGGAAACGGGGAGAAAATTTCAGGTTATTTTACAGACTCCGTACAGGAAATGCTGTTCAGTAAAATAGAACATTTATCTGAAAGAGACCTTGCACTGCAGCGGAAAGTAATATTGACTTCGTTTTTACCGGCAATCAAAAATCCCGGGGATGGCACAGCGCAGCCGCAAAAGAGATTAAATCTGCCTGAATTGGCAACGCCCTGTGCAATCGCAGATCATCTGTTGGAGAACCGGTATGAAGAGGGAGAAAACGGCACCTGGTTTGGCATTGGATATGGACGGGAAGGGCGGGTATATCTGGAACCGGTGGATATGTACCTGTATCGTGGGATTTGCGGGATTGCGGTATTTATGACTGCTGTAAATCGTCAATACCCTTGTGAAAAATATCAGGAGGCATGTAAGCAGCTGACGAAAAAGCTGTTTTGCTATACGGATGAATGGTCAGATGAAAAGAAGAGGAGGCAGCGGCATCGGTGGGGGTTGTTTACCGGGGAGGCATCTTTTGTGTATACATATCTCCTTTTATACCGTATTAAAAAGGATGAGAGGTATCTGGAATATGCAGACAGGCATGGAAGGATCGTATGCAGACATCTGGAGAATGTAAAAGAGAATGATCTGCTGGATGGAAAAGCCGGAGTTATGTTGGCGTTGATTTCATTATATGAGCAGACGGGGAAAAACAGATATCTGGATGCCGCAATGCAAGCGGCGGAACTTCTGATCGAAACAGCTGTTTTGACAGATGAGGGAATTGGCTGGCTGACGGAAGGACAGGCATATCCGTTGGCTGGGATGGCTCATGGCTGCTGCGGCATTGCATTGGCATTCGCCAGACTGTGGAAGATGACGAAGAATAAGCGCTATCATCAGGTCGTGGTAAATGCAATCAAGTATGAAAATTTGCTGTATGATGAAGAGTCGGGAAACTGGAAGGATCTGCGCAACAATAAGGAGGGAACACAGGACACATCGGCGTGGTGCCATGGAGCTCCCGGGATTCTGGCGGCGCGGCTTACGATCAGAAAAATCATGGACTTGTCTGCGGAACAACTATTATTGCCTCAGGCTCTAAAAAAAACACAGGAAACTTATAAAGCATCTGAGTGCCTGTGCCATGGGAATATGGGGATTCAGGAAATTCTGAGGTATGCGTCCGTTGGGAGACAGGAAAAGTATTACAGTACATGCAATATATTCTGTTTGTCACTTGAAGATTATCTTAATCCGGGTTTTATGACGGGCCTCTCAGGGATTGGATATGCACTTCTGTGTAAAGATATTCATTCTCTGCCTGACGTAATGTGTCTCTGCTGA
- a CDS encoding ATP-binding protein codes for MISGGQMLRILEIIVTTCCGIQLGFQPCKMRWSHWAAKVMFGVLVGFWLTIEIGNTFFGKYADIEYAITEAYYFVIIFIFFDIGLLQAFVQSVFYWQSLMIIQAFAIQCCCMAEQITFFDYNAKTQPWHWIHIGTTIGTIVMSVALYRWRKGKAFVEFRHKRHYGFAVAALVAEAALYNLLMFDAERSGNIPSSDDMVFVTFFMVFLGSVGMLMWMISAYANARYNNIMMTANYQQVSKQYRLIHELYGEKRRQIHDSVQQNILLTEYLESGNIEDALTYLRDINQQIKQKSVCTYTGIPFIDFMLDYKRNAAKQSGIEFVMEMDVYFCPMEQNDMCILLGNLLDNAIEAVQNMERDKRLIHIKMRTVNQIFILRISNSYYGKRRIIDGKYQTTKSERQIHGIGLESVMQIVERYGGEMKIQNSGERFEVTVTIFKNMLIEEEKNGR; via the coding sequence ATGATCAGTGGCGGCCAGATGTTAAGGATTCTTGAGATCATCGTTACTACCTGCTGTGGAATTCAGTTGGGATTCCAACCCTGTAAGATGCGATGGAGTCATTGGGCGGCGAAAGTGATGTTTGGCGTGTTGGTGGGGTTCTGGCTCACGATAGAGATTGGGAATACGTTTTTTGGAAAATATGCAGATATAGAATATGCAATTACAGAAGCATATTATTTTGTGATAATTTTTATTTTTTTTGACATTGGACTTTTGCAGGCGTTTGTGCAGAGTGTTTTTTACTGGCAGAGCTTAATGATAATACAAGCCTTTGCTATTCAGTGTTGCTGCATGGCAGAACAGATAACTTTTTTTGATTACAATGCAAAAACGCAACCATGGCATTGGATTCATATTGGAACGACAATAGGAACGATTGTGATGTCTGTGGCGTTGTATCGCTGGAGGAAAGGGAAAGCATTTGTTGAATTCCGACATAAAAGACATTATGGCTTTGCAGTTGCTGCGCTGGTGGCAGAAGCGGCGCTTTACAATTTGCTGATGTTTGACGCTGAACGATCGGGGAATATACCATCCAGTGATGATATGGTGTTTGTTACTTTTTTTATGGTATTTCTTGGCAGCGTAGGGATGCTGATGTGGATGATATCAGCTTATGCGAATGCGAGATATAACAATATTATGATGACAGCGAATTATCAGCAGGTCAGCAAACAGTATCGGCTCATCCATGAATTATATGGAGAAAAAAGAAGGCAGATTCATGATTCAGTTCAGCAAAATATTTTATTGACAGAGTATCTGGAGAGTGGAAATATTGAGGATGCGCTCACTTACCTAAGGGACATTAATCAACAGATAAAACAGAAAAGTGTTTGCACCTATACAGGAATTCCATTCATTGATTTTATGTTGGACTATAAAAGGAATGCAGCGAAACAGTCAGGGATTGAATTTGTCATGGAAATGGATGTGTATTTTTGTCCAATGGAACAGAACGATATGTGCATTCTGCTGGGTAATCTTCTTGATAATGCAATAGAAGCAGTGCAGAATATGGAGAGAGATAAGCGCTTGATTCATATCAAAATGCGCACAGTCAACCAGATTTTTATTCTGCGGATTTCGAATTCATATTATGGAAAACGCCGAATTATTGATGGCAAATATCAGACGACAAAAAGTGAGCGGCAGATACATGGGATTGGACTTGAGAGTGTCATGCAGATTGTGGAACGATATGGGGGTGAAATGAAAATTCAGAATAGTGGAGAAAGGTTTGAGGTTACGGTTACTATTTTTAAAAATATGTTAATTGAAGAGGAAAAAAATGGAAGATAA
- a CDS encoding LytTR family DNA-binding domain-containing protein — protein MIRVAITDDNELFLKIVESIVKTCLRERKVVYEIKTYAASGNLLWDLEEHAYFDILLIDIEMPGVNGLELARQIRLRYLQPYLVFITSHVEYSVEGYEYNAYRYVLKDCVEDKLPLVLEKIVGELEKKVQRQYIIELYSKVQKIDYEEIYYLHVEGKYTYFHTGNEVFRERITLNKAYQKLNADEFVYIDKSNVVNLHHVMELKDRLVVMRGGEKLPVSIPQYRGIKQAISSYWSRS, from the coding sequence ATGATCAGGGTTGCGATAACGGATGATAATGAGTTGTTTTTAAAGATTGTGGAGTCTATTGTGAAAACCTGTTTAAGAGAGAGGAAGGTGGTATACGAGATAAAGACCTATGCAGCTTCGGGGAATTTGCTCTGGGATTTGGAAGAACACGCTTATTTTGATATCCTGCTAATTGATATCGAAATGCCCGGAGTCAATGGTCTGGAACTGGCACGGCAGATACGTTTGCGATACCTGCAGCCTTATCTGGTGTTTATAACCTCCCATGTGGAGTACAGCGTGGAAGGGTATGAGTACAATGCTTACCGATATGTTTTAAAAGACTGCGTGGAAGATAAGCTTCCGCTGGTATTGGAAAAGATCGTGGGGGAACTGGAGAAAAAAGTTCAGAGGCAGTATATCATTGAATTGTACTCGAAGGTTCAGAAGATCGATTATGAAGAAATTTATTATCTTCATGTTGAAGGAAAGTATACATATTTCCACACGGGCAATGAAGTTTTCCGTGAGCGGATTACACTGAATAAGGCATATCAGAAGCTGAATGCAGACGAATTCGTCTACATTGATAAAAGTAATGTTGTAAATCTGCATCATGTGATGGAATTAAAAGACCGGCTTGTGGTGATGCGCGGCGGAGAAAAGCTGCCGGTCAGTATTCCGCAGTATCGTGGAATCAAACAGGCAATCAGCAGTTATTGGAGCAGATCATGA